In one Longimicrobiales bacterium genomic region, the following are encoded:
- the ruvX gene encoding Holliday junction resolvase RuvX, which yields MSRIIGIDYGERRIGIAISDPTATIAQPLTVLRRRAGKRPPVQAIADLITQHGAEHIVVGLPLTLAGDENDWTREVRAFGVKLAARAGTGVSFADERMTSVAAERAVRSLGLKRSEREQKERIDAAAAVIILQAHLDSMKRQQ from the coding sequence GTGTCACGCATTATCGGTATCGACTACGGCGAGCGCCGCATCGGCATCGCTATCAGCGACCCCACAGCCACAATCGCTCAGCCTCTGACGGTACTCCGGCGACGGGCTGGCAAGCGACCGCCCGTACAGGCCATCGCCGACCTGATCACGCAGCACGGCGCCGAACACATTGTAGTCGGTCTCCCGCTGACTCTCGCCGGCGACGAGAACGACTGGACGCGCGAAGTGCGCGCGTTTGGCGTCAAACTCGCCGCGCGTGCCGGTACTGGCGTGAGTTTCGCAGACGAGCGCATGACTTCGGTCGCAGCGGAACGAGCCGTTCGGTCCCTCGGGCTGAAGCGTTCCGAGCGCGAACAGAAGGAGCGGATCGATGCAGCGGCCGCAGTGATCATTCTGCAGGCGCACCTGGACAGCATGAAGAGGCAGCAGTGA
- a CDS encoding V4R domain-containing protein, giving the protein MATSSRTPELALPVASLAAIRDSLVSSVGPEAAALALRQAGHAAGDALYRILSGGDADAITSLPAEKFWAQLARLFSSRGWGQLTYSQVHTGVGSLEAANWAEARADSDSGQPSCHFTTGVLANLLGQIADAEVAVLESECVSRGDHRCRFLFGGADAVYAVYERIAAGDEPDAALARLG; this is encoded by the coding sequence ATGGCTACATCGTCGCGCACACCCGAGCTCGCGCTGCCGGTCGCATCACTGGCTGCCATTCGCGACTCGCTCGTCTCGTCCGTCGGCCCGGAAGCCGCCGCGCTCGCCCTGCGCCAGGCCGGCCACGCCGCGGGCGACGCCCTCTACCGCATCCTCTCGGGCGGCGACGCGGACGCAATCACGTCCCTGCCCGCCGAGAAGTTCTGGGCCCAGCTGGCACGCCTCTTCTCCAGCCGTGGCTGGGGCCAGCTGACCTATTCACAGGTACACACCGGCGTTGGCTCGCTCGAGGCCGCCAACTGGGCCGAGGCACGCGCCGACTCGGACTCGGGCCAGCCATCCTGCCATTTCACCACCGGCGTCCTGGCCAATCTGCTCGGTCAGATCGCTGACGCAGAGGTGGCGGTGCTCGAGTCCGAGTGTGTTTCGCGCGGCGATCATCGCTGCCGGTTCCTGTTCGGCGGCGCCGACGCGGTATACGCGGTGTATGAGCGGATAGCGGCCGGCGACGAACCCGATGCTGCGCTGGCGCGTCTCGGCTGA